One region of Mus musculus strain C57BL/6J chromosome 3, GRCm38.p6 C57BL/6J genomic DNA includes:
- the Sh2d2a gene encoding SH2 domain-containing protein 2A isoform X4, whose amino-acid sequence MEFCLAQPCPQGNHEATSSTFNTFQPMNLTQGRCQNLSCGSRPSMQVMKEQGVQLSPRTNHTVVSASAPGTAWVLGNADRAEEVPGKGDLSLQAETRAWVQKTQAHWLLLKTAPLWFHGFITRREAERLLQPQPLGCYLVRFSESAVTFVLSYRSQTCCRHFLLAQLGDGRHVVLGEDSAHAQLQDLLEHYTECPLSPYGEILTQPLARQTSQASRPRPPIPAKPQLPPEVYTSPASRLHQAPPINPIYQEPDEPIAFYAMGRGSPGDAPSNIYAEVEGPSGTAPIGHPILRKCWSRPISRGQVREVQGKISSRSRAERGSPS is encoded by the exons atGGAGTTCTGCTTGGCCCAACCATGCCCCCAAG GGAATCATGAAGCTACTTCATCAACCTTCAACACCTTCCAGCCAATGAACCTGACCCAGGGGAGATGCCAGAACTTGAGTTGTGGGAGCAGGCCCAGCATGCAAGTTATGAAGGAACAGGGGGTTCAGCTCAGCCCCAGAACTAACCACACGGTG GTCTCTGCCTCAGCCCCAGGAACTGCCTGGGTCCTAGGGAATGCCGATAGGGCAGAAGAGGTGCCTGGGAAAGGTGACCTGTCATTGCAAGCTGAGACCAGAGCATGGGTCCAGAAGACCCAGGCCCACTGGCTCTTGCTCAAGACTGCCCCTCTTTGGTTCCATGGCTTCATCACCAGAAG GGAAGCCGAGAGGCTGCTGCAGCCCCAGCCTCTAGGATGCTATCTGGTGCGCTTCAGCGAGAGTGCTGTGACCTTCGTGCTGTCCTACAG GAGCCAGACCTGCTGCCGTCACTTCCTCCTCGCGCAGCTAGGGGATGGGCGCCACGTGGTGCTAGGTGAAGACAGTGCCCATGCGCAGCTTCAGGACCTGCTTGAACATTACACAGAGTGCCCCCTCAGCCCCTACGGAGAGATACTCACCCAACCCCTCGCTCGACAG ACATCCCAGGCATCCAGACCCAGGCCGCCCATCCCCGCCAAGCCTCAGCTTCCTCCTGAAGTCTATACAAGTCCTGCTTCACGACTGCATCAGGCCCCACCCATTAACCCCATCTACCAGGAGCCTGATGAACCCATAGCCTTCTATGCCATGGGGCGGGGCAGCCCTGGGGACGCTCCTAGTAATATCTATGCTGAGGTGGAAGGGCCATCGGGAACGGCGCCCATTGGACACCCCATCCTCCGAAAGTGCTGGTCCAGGCCTATCTCAAGAGGCCAGGTAAGGGAGGTACAGGGAAAGATAAGCTCAAGGAGTCGAGCAGAAAGAGGGAGCCCCTCCTGA
- the Sh2d2a gene encoding SH2 domain-containing protein 2A isoform 1 (isoform 1 is encoded by transcript variant 1) translates to MEFCLAQPCPQGNHEATSSTFNTFQPMNLTQGRCQNLSCGSRPSMQVMKEQGVQLSPRTNHTVVSASAPGTAWVLGNADRAEEVPGKGDLSLQAETRAWVQKTQAHWLLLKTAPLWFHGFITRREAERLLQPQPLGCYLVRFSESAVTFVLSYRSQTCCRHFLLAQLGDGRHVVLGEDSAHAQLQDLLEHYTECPLSPYGEILTQPLARQTAEPAGLSLRADSDSGSKRQDPDTQLSLLLQQGQAQASGHTEKVWASQQKATSQASRPRPPIPAKPQLPPEVYTSPASRLHQAPPINPIYQEPDEPIAFYAMGRGSPGDAPSNIYAEVEGPSGTAPIGHPILRKCWSRPISRGQVREVQGKISSRSRAERGSPS, encoded by the exons atGGAGTTCTGCTTGGCCCAACCATGCCCCCAAG GGAATCATGAAGCTACTTCATCAACCTTCAACACCTTCCAGCCAATGAACCTGACCCAGGGGAGATGCCAGAACTTGAGTTGTGGGAGCAGGCCCAGCATGCAAGTTATGAAGGAACAGGGGGTTCAGCTCAGCCCCAGAACTAACCACACGGTG GTCTCTGCCTCAGCCCCAGGAACTGCCTGGGTCCTAGGGAATGCCGATAGGGCAGAAGAGGTGCCTGGGAAAGGTGACCTGTCATTGCAAGCTGAGACCAGAGCATGGGTCCAGAAGACCCAGGCCCACTGGCTCTTGCTCAAGACTGCCCCTCTTTGGTTCCATGGCTTCATCACCAGAAG GGAAGCCGAGAGGCTGCTGCAGCCCCAGCCTCTAGGATGCTATCTGGTGCGCTTCAGCGAGAGTGCTGTGACCTTCGTGCTGTCCTACAG GAGCCAGACCTGCTGCCGTCACTTCCTCCTCGCGCAGCTAGGGGATGGGCGCCACGTGGTGCTAGGTGAAGACAGTGCCCATGCGCAGCTTCAGGACCTGCTTGAACATTACACAGAGTGCCCCCTCAGCCCCTACGGAGAGATACTCACCCAACCCCTCGCTCGACAG ACAGCTGAGCCTGCTGGACTTTCCCTAAGGGCTGATTCAGACTCTGGAAGCAAAAGACAGGACCCAGACACCCAGCTCAGCCtgctcctccaacagggccaggCCCAGGCCtcaggacacacagagaaagtatGGGCCTCCCAACAGAAGGCG ACATCCCAGGCATCCAGACCCAGGCCGCCCATCCCCGCCAAGCCTCAGCTTCCTCCTGAAGTCTATACAAGTCCTGCTTCACGACTGCATCAGGCCCCACCCATTAACCCCATCTACCAGGAGCCTGATGAACCCATAGCCTTCTATGCCATGGGGCGGGGCAGCCCTGGGGACGCTCCTAGTAATATCTATGCTGAGGTGGAAGGGCCATCGGGAACGGCGCCCATTGGACACCCCATCCTCCGAAAGTGCTGGTCCAGGCCTATCTCAAGAGGCCAGGTAAGGGAGGTACAGGGAAAGATAAGCTCAAGGAGTCGAGCAGAAAGAGGGAGCCCCTCCTGA
- the Sh2d2a gene encoding SH2 domain-containing protein 2A isoform 2 (isoform 2 is encoded by transcript variant 2) has product MEFCLAQPCPQGNHEATSSTFNTFQPMNLTQGRCQNLSCGSRPSMQVMKEQGVQLSPRTNHTVVSASAPGTAWVLGNADRAEEVPGKGDLSLQAETRAWVQKTQAHWLLLKTAPLWFHGFITRREAERLLQPQPLGCYLVRFSESAVTFVLSYRSQTCCRHFLLAQLGDGRHVVLGEDSAHAQLQDLLEHYTECPLSPYGEILTQPLARQTAEPAGLSLRADSDSGSKRQDPDTQLSLLLQQGQAQASGHTEKTSQASRPRPPIPAKPQLPPEVYTSPASRLHQAPPINPIYQEPDEPIAFYAMGRGSPGDAPSNIYAEVEGPSGTAPIGHPILRKCWSRPISRGQVREVQGKISSRSRAERGSPS; this is encoded by the exons atGGAGTTCTGCTTGGCCCAACCATGCCCCCAAG GGAATCATGAAGCTACTTCATCAACCTTCAACACCTTCCAGCCAATGAACCTGACCCAGGGGAGATGCCAGAACTTGAGTTGTGGGAGCAGGCCCAGCATGCAAGTTATGAAGGAACAGGGGGTTCAGCTCAGCCCCAGAACTAACCACACGGTG GTCTCTGCCTCAGCCCCAGGAACTGCCTGGGTCCTAGGGAATGCCGATAGGGCAGAAGAGGTGCCTGGGAAAGGTGACCTGTCATTGCAAGCTGAGACCAGAGCATGGGTCCAGAAGACCCAGGCCCACTGGCTCTTGCTCAAGACTGCCCCTCTTTGGTTCCATGGCTTCATCACCAGAAG GGAAGCCGAGAGGCTGCTGCAGCCCCAGCCTCTAGGATGCTATCTGGTGCGCTTCAGCGAGAGTGCTGTGACCTTCGTGCTGTCCTACAG GAGCCAGACCTGCTGCCGTCACTTCCTCCTCGCGCAGCTAGGGGATGGGCGCCACGTGGTGCTAGGTGAAGACAGTGCCCATGCGCAGCTTCAGGACCTGCTTGAACATTACACAGAGTGCCCCCTCAGCCCCTACGGAGAGATACTCACCCAACCCCTCGCTCGACAG ACAGCTGAGCCTGCTGGACTTTCCCTAAGGGCTGATTCAGACTCTGGAAGCAAAAGACAGGACCCAGACACCCAGCTCAGCCtgctcctccaacagggccaggCCCAGGCCtcaggacacacagagaaa ACATCCCAGGCATCCAGACCCAGGCCGCCCATCCCCGCCAAGCCTCAGCTTCCTCCTGAAGTCTATACAAGTCCTGCTTCACGACTGCATCAGGCCCCACCCATTAACCCCATCTACCAGGAGCCTGATGAACCCATAGCCTTCTATGCCATGGGGCGGGGCAGCCCTGGGGACGCTCCTAGTAATATCTATGCTGAGGTGGAAGGGCCATCGGGAACGGCGCCCATTGGACACCCCATCCTCCGAAAGTGCTGGTCCAGGCCTATCTCAAGAGGCCAGGTAAGGGAGGTACAGGGAAAGATAAGCTCAAGGAGTCGAGCAGAAAGAGGGAGCCCCTCCTGA
- the Sh2d2a gene encoding SH2 domain-containing protein 2A isoform X1, whose translation MEFCLAQPCPQGNHEATSSTFNTFQPMNLTQGRCQNLSCGSRPSMQVMKEQGVQLSPRTNHTVVSASAPGTAWVLGNADRAEEVPGKGDLSLQAETRAWVQKTQAHWLLLKTAPLWFHGFITRREAERLLQPQPLGCYLVRFSESAVTFVLSYSLVGEEMASLTQSGPSRSQTCCRHFLLAQLGDGRHVVLGEDSAHAQLQDLLEHYTECPLSPYGEILTQPLARQTAEPAGLSLRADSDSGSKRQDPDTQLSLLLQQGQAQASGHTEKVWASQQKATSQASRPRPPIPAKPQLPPEVYTSPASRLHQAPPINPIYQEPDEPIAFYAMGRGSPGDAPSNIYAEVEGPSGTAPIGHPILRKCWSRPISRGQVREVQGKISSRSRAERGSPS comes from the exons atGGAGTTCTGCTTGGCCCAACCATGCCCCCAAG GGAATCATGAAGCTACTTCATCAACCTTCAACACCTTCCAGCCAATGAACCTGACCCAGGGGAGATGCCAGAACTTGAGTTGTGGGAGCAGGCCCAGCATGCAAGTTATGAAGGAACAGGGGGTTCAGCTCAGCCCCAGAACTAACCACACGGTG GTCTCTGCCTCAGCCCCAGGAACTGCCTGGGTCCTAGGGAATGCCGATAGGGCAGAAGAGGTGCCTGGGAAAGGTGACCTGTCATTGCAAGCTGAGACCAGAGCATGGGTCCAGAAGACCCAGGCCCACTGGCTCTTGCTCAAGACTGCCCCTCTTTGGTTCCATGGCTTCATCACCAGAAG GGAAGCCGAGAGGCTGCTGCAGCCCCAGCCTCTAGGATGCTATCTGGTGCGCTTCAGCGAGAGTGCTGTGACCTTCGTGCTGTCCTACAG CCTGGTGGGGGAAGAAATGGCAAGTCTGACTCAAAGTGGCCCCTCCAGGAGCCAGACCTGCTGCCGTCACTTCCTCCTCGCGCAGCTAGGGGATGGGCGCCACGTGGTGCTAGGTGAAGACAGTGCCCATGCGCAGCTTCAGGACCTGCTTGAACATTACACAGAGTGCCCCCTCAGCCCCTACGGAGAGATACTCACCCAACCCCTCGCTCGACAG ACAGCTGAGCCTGCTGGACTTTCCCTAAGGGCTGATTCAGACTCTGGAAGCAAAAGACAGGACCCAGACACCCAGCTCAGCCtgctcctccaacagggccaggCCCAGGCCtcaggacacacagagaaagtatGGGCCTCCCAACAGAAGGCG ACATCCCAGGCATCCAGACCCAGGCCGCCCATCCCCGCCAAGCCTCAGCTTCCTCCTGAAGTCTATACAAGTCCTGCTTCACGACTGCATCAGGCCCCACCCATTAACCCCATCTACCAGGAGCCTGATGAACCCATAGCCTTCTATGCCATGGGGCGGGGCAGCCCTGGGGACGCTCCTAGTAATATCTATGCTGAGGTGGAAGGGCCATCGGGAACGGCGCCCATTGGACACCCCATCCTCCGAAAGTGCTGGTCCAGGCCTATCTCAAGAGGCCAGGTAAGGGAGGTACAGGGAAAGATAAGCTCAAGGAGTCGAGCAGAAAGAGGGAGCCCCTCCTGA
- the Sh2d2a gene encoding SH2 domain-containing protein 2A isoform X2, whose protein sequence is MEFCLAQPCPQGNHEATSSTFNTFQPMNLTQGRCQNLSCGSRPSMQVMKEQGVQLSPRTNHTVVSASAPGTAWVLGNADRAEEVPGKGDLSLQAETRAWVQKTQAHWLLLKTAPLWFHGFITRREAERLLQPQPLGCYLVRFSESAVTFVLSYSLVGEEMASLTQSGPSRSQTCCRHFLLAQLGDGRHVVLGEDSAHAQLQDLLEHYTECPLSPYGEILTQPLARQTAEPAGLSLRADSDSGSKRQDPDTQLSLLLQQGQAQASGHTEKTSQASRPRPPIPAKPQLPPEVYTSPASRLHQAPPINPIYQEPDEPIAFYAMGRGSPGDAPSNIYAEVEGPSGTAPIGHPILRKCWSRPISRGQVREVQGKISSRSRAERGSPS, encoded by the exons atGGAGTTCTGCTTGGCCCAACCATGCCCCCAAG GGAATCATGAAGCTACTTCATCAACCTTCAACACCTTCCAGCCAATGAACCTGACCCAGGGGAGATGCCAGAACTTGAGTTGTGGGAGCAGGCCCAGCATGCAAGTTATGAAGGAACAGGGGGTTCAGCTCAGCCCCAGAACTAACCACACGGTG GTCTCTGCCTCAGCCCCAGGAACTGCCTGGGTCCTAGGGAATGCCGATAGGGCAGAAGAGGTGCCTGGGAAAGGTGACCTGTCATTGCAAGCTGAGACCAGAGCATGGGTCCAGAAGACCCAGGCCCACTGGCTCTTGCTCAAGACTGCCCCTCTTTGGTTCCATGGCTTCATCACCAGAAG GGAAGCCGAGAGGCTGCTGCAGCCCCAGCCTCTAGGATGCTATCTGGTGCGCTTCAGCGAGAGTGCTGTGACCTTCGTGCTGTCCTACAG CCTGGTGGGGGAAGAAATGGCAAGTCTGACTCAAAGTGGCCCCTCCAGGAGCCAGACCTGCTGCCGTCACTTCCTCCTCGCGCAGCTAGGGGATGGGCGCCACGTGGTGCTAGGTGAAGACAGTGCCCATGCGCAGCTTCAGGACCTGCTTGAACATTACACAGAGTGCCCCCTCAGCCCCTACGGAGAGATACTCACCCAACCCCTCGCTCGACAG ACAGCTGAGCCTGCTGGACTTTCCCTAAGGGCTGATTCAGACTCTGGAAGCAAAAGACAGGACCCAGACACCCAGCTCAGCCtgctcctccaacagggccaggCCCAGGCCtcaggacacacagagaaa ACATCCCAGGCATCCAGACCCAGGCCGCCCATCCCCGCCAAGCCTCAGCTTCCTCCTGAAGTCTATACAAGTCCTGCTTCACGACTGCATCAGGCCCCACCCATTAACCCCATCTACCAGGAGCCTGATGAACCCATAGCCTTCTATGCCATGGGGCGGGGCAGCCCTGGGGACGCTCCTAGTAATATCTATGCTGAGGTGGAAGGGCCATCGGGAACGGCGCCCATTGGACACCCCATCCTCCGAAAGTGCTGGTCCAGGCCTATCTCAAGAGGCCAGGTAAGGGAGGTACAGGGAAAGATAAGCTCAAGGAGTCGAGCAGAAAGAGGGAGCCCCTCCTGA
- the Sh2d2a gene encoding SH2 domain-containing protein 2A isoform X3 → MEFCLAQPCPQGNHEATSSTFNTFQPMNLTQGRCQNLSCGSRPSMQVMKEQGVQLSPRTNHTVVSASAPGTAWVLGNADRAEEVPGKGDLSLQAETRAWVQKTQAHWLLLKTAPLWFHGFITRREAERLLQPQPLGCYLVRFSESAVTFVLSYSLVGEEMASLTQSGPSRSQTCCRHFLLAQLGDGRHVVLGEDSAHAQLQDLLEHYTECPLSPYGEILTQPLARQTSQASRPRPPIPAKPQLPPEVYTSPASRLHQAPPINPIYQEPDEPIAFYAMGRGSPGDAPSNIYAEVEGPSGTAPIGHPILRKCWSRPISRGQVREVQGKISSRSRAERGSPS, encoded by the exons atGGAGTTCTGCTTGGCCCAACCATGCCCCCAAG GGAATCATGAAGCTACTTCATCAACCTTCAACACCTTCCAGCCAATGAACCTGACCCAGGGGAGATGCCAGAACTTGAGTTGTGGGAGCAGGCCCAGCATGCAAGTTATGAAGGAACAGGGGGTTCAGCTCAGCCCCAGAACTAACCACACGGTG GTCTCTGCCTCAGCCCCAGGAACTGCCTGGGTCCTAGGGAATGCCGATAGGGCAGAAGAGGTGCCTGGGAAAGGTGACCTGTCATTGCAAGCTGAGACCAGAGCATGGGTCCAGAAGACCCAGGCCCACTGGCTCTTGCTCAAGACTGCCCCTCTTTGGTTCCATGGCTTCATCACCAGAAG GGAAGCCGAGAGGCTGCTGCAGCCCCAGCCTCTAGGATGCTATCTGGTGCGCTTCAGCGAGAGTGCTGTGACCTTCGTGCTGTCCTACAG CCTGGTGGGGGAAGAAATGGCAAGTCTGACTCAAAGTGGCCCCTCCAGGAGCCAGACCTGCTGCCGTCACTTCCTCCTCGCGCAGCTAGGGGATGGGCGCCACGTGGTGCTAGGTGAAGACAGTGCCCATGCGCAGCTTCAGGACCTGCTTGAACATTACACAGAGTGCCCCCTCAGCCCCTACGGAGAGATACTCACCCAACCCCTCGCTCGACAG ACATCCCAGGCATCCAGACCCAGGCCGCCCATCCCCGCCAAGCCTCAGCTTCCTCCTGAAGTCTATACAAGTCCTGCTTCACGACTGCATCAGGCCCCACCCATTAACCCCATCTACCAGGAGCCTGATGAACCCATAGCCTTCTATGCCATGGGGCGGGGCAGCCCTGGGGACGCTCCTAGTAATATCTATGCTGAGGTGGAAGGGCCATCGGGAACGGCGCCCATTGGACACCCCATCCTCCGAAAGTGCTGGTCCAGGCCTATCTCAAGAGGCCAGGTAAGGGAGGTACAGGGAAAGATAAGCTCAAGGAGTCGAGCAGAAAGAGGGAGCCCCTCCTGA